One Glycine max cultivar Williams 82 chromosome 4, Glycine_max_v4.0, whole genome shotgun sequence DNA segment encodes these proteins:
- the LOC100798138 gene encoding ABC transporter A family member 2, giving the protein MATTISGIPLVALQVKALLKKNLLLSWRNKRASLLQLLSPFMFIFLIFAIDKAMKAKTSTSSSYKSVTEPPMEPSLPITPCEDKLFINLPCYDFVWSGHQSPKFRIIVARIMNNNPGRPIPPSKVKSFKDKSEVDAWLFSNPMRCPAALHFIERNDTVIGYGLQTNSTSLQRRGKFENPTASFQLAAEREIARYLIGDAEFSWNVFLREFAHPSTTPFSVVASIGPAFFLVIAIFNFVLQIRSLVTEKELKLRQAMTMMGLYDFAYWFSWLIWEAVVAILSSLLIVLFGMMFQFRFFLDNSFVVLFFFFFLFELSMTGLAFMISAFIRKSSSATTVGFYIFIVGFVTQLVALVGFPYKDSFSKTTRNLWSLFPPNLFSQGINVLSDAVATSEDKGVSWSKRGECALNKTDCVITIDDIYKWLAATFFLWFVLAIYFDNIIPNASGVRKSIWYFLNPNYWMGKGGQKVKEGGVCSCIGSALCQEQSTPDDDVLEEENKVKQQLTEGLVDANIAVQIRGLAKTYPGTRSIGCCFKCKRTSPYNAVKGLWVNFAKDQLFCLLGPNGAGKTTAINCLAGITPVTDGDALIYGHSIRSSSGLSNIQKLIGVCPQFDILWDALSGQEHLQLFATIKGLSPSSIKSITQTSLAEVRLTDASKVRAGSYSGGMKRRLSFAIALIGDPKLVILDEPTTGMDPIIRRHVWDIIENAKRGRAIVLTTHSMEEADILSDRIGIMAKGSLRCIGTSIRLKSRFGAGFIANISFNGNNIECSPASGDAISTEHHEAVKKLFKNHLDVVPKEENNNFLTFVIPHDREALLKNFFSELQDREKEFGISDIQLGLTTLEEVFLNIARQAELESAAAEGRLVTLTLTSGESVQIPIGARFVGIPGTESAENPTWFMVEVYWEQDDTGALCIASHSQKVPIPHGVQLSSSPSRRHRRYLGQSGTVHGVVIDPSQVSSVDFQ; this is encoded by the exons ATGGCGACCACTATCAGCGGCATCCCGCTGGTGGCGCTGCAAGTCAAGGCGCTCTTGAAGAAGAACCTCTTGCTGTCATGGCGGAACAAGAGGGCGAGTCTGCTACAGTTACTCTCCCCTTTCATGTTCATTTTCCTCATCTTCGCAATCGACAAAGCCATGAAGGCAAAGACCTCGACCTCTTCCTCCTACAAGAGCGTCACAGAACCTCCCATGGAGCCTTCTCTCCCCATCACCCCCTGCGAGGACAAGCTCTTCATCAATCTCCCCTGCTACGACTTCGTCTGGAGCGGCCACCAGAGCCCCAAGTTTCGGATCATCGTTGCCCGCATCATGAACAACAACCCTGGCCGACCCATCCCTCCCTCCAAG GTGAAATCGTTTAAGGACAAGAGTGAAGTGGATGCATGGCTTTTCAGTAACCCTATGCGGTGTCCAGCGGCGCTTCATTTTATAGAGCGAAACGATACCGTTATAGGCTACGGTCTTCAGACGAATTCCACCAGTCTTCAGCGGCGAGGGAAGTTCGAGAACCCCACGGCGTCGTTTCAGCTTGCCGCAGAACGTGAAATTGCCAGATACCTTATTGGAG ACGCGGAATTCAGTTGGAATGTTTTTCTGAGGGAATTCGCGCACCCTTCCACGACTCCTTTCTCTGTTGTGGCTTCAATTGGTCCAGCGTTTTTCCTCGTGATCgccatatttaattttgttcttcagATTAGGTCTTTGGTCACGGAGAAAGAGCTTAAACTTCGCCAG GCAATGACTATGATGGGGCTTTACGACTTTGCTTACTGGTTTTCCTGGCTCATCTGGGAGGCAGTTGTCGCAATCCTATCGTCCCTCCTCATAGTTCTCTTTGGAATGATGTTCCAGTTTCGCTTTTTCTTGGATAACAGTTTTGTGGTcctgttcttttttttcttcctatttgAACTTAGTATG ACTGGCTTGGCCTTCATGATATCTGCTTTCATTCGGAAATCATCTTCGGCAACAACAGTGGGGttctatatatttattgtgGGCTTTGTGACTCAG CTTGTGGCACTAGTAGGATTTCCTTACAAAGATAGCTTCTCCAAAACCACACGAAATTTGTGGTCATTATTCCCCCCCAATCTTTTTTCTCAAGGTATAAATGTGCTTTCAGATGCAGTTGCAACTTCTGAAGACAAAGGTGTTAGCTGGAGTAAACGGGGAGAATGTGCTCTTAACAAAACAGACTGTGTTATAACTATT GATGACATTTATAAATGGCTTGCAGCTACATTCTTTCTCTGGTTTGTTCTGGCCATTTACTTTGACAATATAATCCCAAATGCATCGGGTGTGAGGAAATCAATATGGTATTTTCTAAATCCCAATTATTGGATGGGCAAAGGAGGTCAAAAAGTGAAAG AGGGTGGGGTTTGTAGCTGTATAGGTTCAGCCCTATGTCAAGAACAAAGTACACCAGATGATGATGTccttgaagaagaaaacaaagtgaAACAGCAACTAACAGAAGGTCTTGTTGATGCAAATATTGCTGTTCAGATACGTGGCCTTGCAAAGACATACCCTGGCACACGTAGCATTGGTTGCTGCTTTAAATGTAAAAGAACTTCACCTTACAATGCTGTTAAG GGTTTGTGGGTGAACTTTGCAAAGGATCAGTTATTTTGTCTTCTAGGACCCAATGGAGCTGGAAAAACTACAGCTATTAATTGTTTGGCAGGGATAACTCCAGTAACTGATGGAGATG CATTGATTTATGGACATTCAATCAGAAGTTCTAGTGGCTTGTCAAACATTCAAAAGCTTATAGGAGTATGTCCACag TTTGATATCCTATGGGATGCACTGTCTGGTCAAGAACACCTCCAACTCTTCGCTACTATTAAAGGCCTGTCCCCATCTTCCATAAAATCA ATTACCCAGACTTCATTAGCAGAGGTGAGACTCACGGATGCATCCAAAGTGAGAGCTGGAAGTTACAGTGGAGGAATGAAACGCCGTCTCAGTTTTGCTATTGCCCTTATTGGTGACCCTAAGTTAGTCATTCTGGATGAGCCG ACTACTGGTATGGATCCAATAATAAGAAGGCATGTGTGGGACAtaattgaaaatgcaaagaGAGGGCGTGCCATTGTTCTTACAACACACTCTATGGAAGAAGCTGACATTCTAAGTGACCGCATAGGTATCATGGCAAAAGGAAGTCTTCGCTGCATTGGCACCTCAATCAGATTGAAGTCACGCTTTGGTGCTGGTTTTATTGCTAATATCAGCTTCAATGGAAACAATATTGAATGTAGTCCTGCCAGTGGAGATGCAATATCTACAGAACATCATGAGGCAGTGAAGAAATTGTTTAAGAAT CATTTAGATGTAGTGCCAAAAGAGGAGAACAATAACTTCCTAACTTTTGTGATTCCTCATGACCGAGAGGCGCTCCTGAAA AATTTCTTTTCAGAGCTCCAAGATCGAGAaaaagaatttggcatatctgaCATCCAGCTTGGTCTAACAACTCTCGAAGAAGTTTTCTTGAATATTGCAAGACAAGCAGAGCTTGAAAGCGCTGCAGCTGAAGGGAGACTAGTGACACTGACCTTAACATCTGGGGAATCTGTGCAG ATTCCTATAGGAGCTAGGTTTGTGGGAATTCCAGGAACAGAGTCTGCTGAAAACCCTACTTGGTTCATGGTAGAAGTATACTGGGAACAAGATGATACTGGTGCCTTATGCATTGCCAGCCACTCACAGAAGGTTCCTATTCCTCATGGCGTTCAACTATCATCTTCTCCTTCTAGAAGACACCGTAGATATTTAGGCCAGTCAGGAACAGTTCATGGGGTTGTGATTGATCCAAGTCAAGTTAGTTCAGTGGATTTTCAATGA
- the LOC100814329 gene encoding ABC transporter A family member 7 translates to MENGNTANEPASFWTQANALLRKNLTFQKRNVKTNVGLILSPFILCLLLVLLQRLLEYQLDKAENKCGCVCVRRQGDTCLEEECGIEHSDLDQFATCPIPSPPEWPPLLQVPAPQYRAVRTDYFPFSDFPNTSCRKNGSCPVTMLFTGTNQSFGEIISRNMIPSTLSTIYSSDIMASLASNVVGSESEPGNTNFLEPAFFSDLPIYYLQNQCTQNSTFSVSVQMSGISKQQEVICAQGLRLWRNSSSEVNNELYKGYWRSNIERQINEIAAGYDFLNSNGSIFNVSIWYNSTYKKDTGFNPIALARIPRSVNLVSNAYLQFLLGPGTKMFFEFVKEMPKPETPIKLDLASLLGGVFFTWVILQLFPIPLTSLVYEKQQKLRIMMKMHGLDDGPYWMISYGYFLAISIVYMLCFVIFGSVIGLNFFTMNDYSIQSVFYFIYINLQISLAFLLASLFSNVKTATVLAYIGMFGTGLLADFPFHFFVQDTLYYIYIYIYIFFFFFFFFFYYFSLLWESLTGREHLLFYGRLKNLKGSALTQAVEESLKSVNLFHGGVADKQAGKYSGGMKRRLSVAISLIGDPKVVYMDEPSTGLDPASRKNLWNVVKRAKQDRAIILTTHSMEEAEVLCDRLGIFVDGGLQCIGNPKELKARYGGTYVFTMTTSIDHENDVENLVRQLFPNANKIYHISGTQKFELPKDEVKIANVFQAVETAKRSFTVSAWGLADTTLEDVFIKVARGAQAFNTLS, encoded by the exons ATGGAAAATGGAAACACAGCCAACGAACCCGCAAGCTTCTGGACTCAAGCAAACGCTCTTCTTAGGAAGAATTTAACCTTTCAG aAACGAAATGTTAAAACAAACGTTGGACTCATCCTGTCCCCGTTCATTTTGTGTCTCTTGCTGGTTCTGCTCCAAAGGTTGCTGGAGTACCAATTGGACAAGGCTGAGAACAAGTGTGGCTGCGTTTGTGTTAGGAGACAAGGGGACACGTGTCTCGAGGAGGAGTGCGGCATTGAGCATTCGGATTTGGACCAGTTTGCCACGTGTCCTATTCCCAGCCCTCCAGAGTGGCCTCCTCTGCTGCAAGTTCCCGCACCACAGTACCGCGCTGTGAGAACGGATTATTTCCCCTTTTCTGATTTTCCAAACACGTCCTGCAGGAAGAATGGCTCTTGCCCTGTCACTATGCTCTTCACTGGCACTAACCAATCTTttggagaaa TCATATCTAGGAATATGATTCCAAGTACCTTGAGTACTATATACAGCTCTGATATTATGGCTAGTTTGGCATCAAATGTAGTG GGATCAGAATCAGAGCCAGGGAACACCAATTTTCTGGAACCTGCTTTCTTTTCGGACCTTCCTATTTATTATCTACAGAATCAGTGCACGCAGAACTCTACATTCTCCGTTTCTGTTCAGATGTCAGGGATTAGCAAGCAGCAAG AGGTAATATGTGCTCAGGGTTTACGTTTATGGCGTAATAGTTCTTCTGAGGTGAACAATGAGCTATATAAAGGTTATTGGAGAAGTAACATAGAGAGACAGATCAATGAGATAGCTGCAG gttatgattttttaaattcaaatgggAGTATATTTAACGTCAGCATATGGTACAACTCAACCTACAAAAAGGACACTGGCTTTAATCCAATTGCATTGGCGCGTATTCCTCGTTCTGTAAATTTG GTATCAAATGCGTACCTTCAGTTTCTGTTGGGACCTGGTACCAAAATGTTTTTTGAGTTTGTAAAGGAAATGCCAAAACCTGAGACCCCAATTAAATTGGATTTGGCTTCTCTTTTGGGTGGTGTCTTCTTTACATGGGTCATCTTGCAACTTTTCCCT ATTCCCTTGACATCGCTAGTATATGAGAAGCAACAAAAGTTAAGAATCATGATGAAAATGCATGGTCTTGATGACGGGCCATATTGGATGATTTCGTATGGTTATTTTCTTGCCATATCCATTGTCTACATGCTGTGTTTTGTGATATTTGGCTCAGTCATAG ggtTGAATTTCTTCACAATGAATGACTACAGCATCCAATCCGTGTTTTATTTCATCtatataaatttacaaatttcaCTGGCTTTTTTATTGGCTTCCCTGTTTTCAAATGTTAAAACTGCTACAG TACTTGCATATATAGGTATGTTTGGAACTGGGCTATTAGCTGACTTtcctttccatttttttgttcaagacacattatat tatatatatatatatatatatatatttttttttttttttttttttttcttttattattttagcttGCTGTGGGAATCCCTAACCGGAAGAGAGCACCTACTCTTTTATGGCAGACTTAAAAATCTTAAAGGTTCAGCCTTAACCCAA GCAGTGGAAGAATCGTTGAAAAGTGTAAACCTTTTTCACGGAGGAGTTGCTGATAAGCAAGCTGGAAAATACAGTGGAGGAATGAAGAGGAGGCTTAGTGTGGCAATTTCGTTGATTGGAGATCCTAAA GTGGTTTATATGGACGAGCCAAGTACTGGACTTGACCCTGCATCAAGAAAAAACTTATGGAATGTTGTTAAGCGTGCAAAACAGGATCGTGCAATCATTCTTACCA CACATTCCATGGAAGAAGCAGAAGTCCTATGTGATCGATTAGGAATATTTGTAGACGGTGGCTTGCAGTGCATAGGAAATCCGAAGGAG TTGAAAGCCAGGTATGGAGGAACATATGTCTTCACAATGACAACATCTATTGATCATGAAAATGATGTAGAGAATTTGGTGCGACAGCTCTTCCCAAATGCTAACAAGATCTACCATATCTCTGGCACCCAAAAATTCGAGCTACCAAAGGATGAGGTTAAAATAGCAAATGTATTCCAAGCTGTAGAAACCGCAAAGAGAAGCTTCACCGTTTCAGCGTGGGGTTTAGCTGATACCACATTGGAAGATGTCTTCATTAAAGTTGCACGTGGGGCTCAGGCATTTAACACCTTGTCATAA